Genomic segment of Mycoplasmopsis edwardii:
ACTATAGAAAAGATGGTCCAAAAAATAGAGGGCTTGCTAGAACTATAACAAATGAAACATACTCAAATATCGCTATGCAAACATATCAGTTTTCAATTGTTAACTGAAAAATTTCATCAGATGCAAATGAAAGAAAAATTACAGGTGAATTATTAAAAAATGATGAAGATTTAACAATCTTAATTAATAGAGTTCAAAATACTGAAAAAAGAAAAGAATTCTTAGATAAATACAAAAAAATCAAAGGTGTTCCTGCTGCAGTTAAATTATTAGTTGATGACAAAGATAACATTGGTATTTGACAACAATTAATCATTGAAAATGGAAGCGAAACTGAAGCTGCAAAAATTTATACAGAATACATCAAACAACATCGTGAAAAAATTAAAAATAAAGTTAATGCTAATACTGTTTTAAAACAAGATACAAAAGAAAGAATTAATAAATTTGTTGATGAGGCAACAGACTTTTATGAATTATCTTACTTACATCAACAAATGTCTGGAGTAGATGGTACTGCTTGAATTATGGACTACGAAATTCCAGAAAATGGTAAATACCCAACTAAATTCTACTTTGGAACAAACTTACACGTTATCGATGGGATGAGTCCTGATACATTTGTCAGCTTTGGTTTAGCAAGGCTTTCAAAAGATAGACCTTCTATCTTAAACACTTTAAAAGTTATTACTCAAGATGATGCGTTTAAAATGTATGGTTTTGGTAAAAATGCCTTAACTAGAATCTTCGATGGTAGAGATTATTTAAAAGCAGACCCAGTTAACTTCTTAGCAGATAAAAGTTTTGATAAAAAAGAATACATTGACTTTGCAATCTTTGAAGTTGACTTTGCTAAAACAGAAGAAAATACTGAAGAAAAAATCAGAGAAATTACAAATGATTATGCAGATCTTCCTGCTGAGAAAAAGGCGCAATTCGCAAACTACGACTACTTAACAAGTTATGACAAAATTAATGTTCCTTTAGCAGGTAAAGGTCCTACAGAACTTGAAAAATTTGATAACTTATATATTTTAGGTTATCCAAAAACAAATTCTGGTCAATTCTTAGATTACTATCTTGATAAATATGAAGACGAAAACCAATTAAAACATGCAAGAAATACATTTAGTTTATGAACAAACGCTTCATATAAATTTTATAAATCACATGCGCCAAGTGATACAGATGTTAACAAGAAAAAAGAACTTGAATTAGGAAGCTGACTGTCATATAACATTGGTTATAGAACATTTATTGATAAGCCGGGAATTAATGATCAATTCTTAAGTACACCTGTAAATGGAAATGGTTTATATAGATCTAATGATGGTAAACAATATGTTTCAATGAACCTTGCATATGCTCCAAAACAATATATTCCTGGTGGTGGAGCTTCAGGTTCTTCAATTAGAACAAAAGAAAACAAAATCGTTGCTATTTTCCACTCAGCCAATGCATTTGCTAGCGTCGGATTATCAGCAGCATTAAGATCAAGCGGATTTGATTATCAAGGTTTATATGGTACATATAACTTACCACAATATGATGTTATTTATGGAACAGGAAAAGATCAACAAAATTCATATCGTCATGAAATGTTAAAAAGAAATAAAGGTAGAACATGATTATTCCAAAATGGATTTGAAGAATCAAATGTTCCAAAAGAATTCAAATTTAAATAATTTTTTAACATAGTCAACAATGACTATGTTTTTTAAAAAGCATTACAAACATTTTTAAATTAGTTTATAATTTAGTCATAAATTGCAAAAAATGCAAAAAGGAGCTAAAATTATGAAAAAAATACTATTTTTAGATGGTTCATTAAATAATTCAGAAATTTCATACACAACAGCAACAATGAATTATTTAGAAACTTTATTTGATAAAAAAGAATATCAAGTTGAAAGAGTTAACTTAAACAACTCTAAATTTGCAGAATACAGCTTAAGTGCAAAAACATCAGCAACATACTGACAAGATATTGAAAGTGATAAATGAATCGATAAACTTAAAGAAACAGATTTATTAGTTATTTCTATGTCAATGGTTAACTATGGACCTACAGCAGTTGTTAAAAACTTTATCGATGGTGTAGCAGTTGCTAACAAAACATTCTCATACAAATACTCAACAACACAAGACGCAGTTGGTTTCTTAACAAACTTAAACGTTTTGGTTATTGGTTCACAAGGCGCTAACTTTGGTACATACCCATGAGGTGACCACATCAAATGATTAAAAGGAACATTCAACTTCTTAGGAGCTAAATCAACACAAAGCTTTGATATCTTAGGAACAAAAGTTTCAGAAATCTCAAAACAAACAGCGCAAGAATTTGTTGAATCAAAACAAAAAGAATTAAATTTATTAGTTGAAAATATTAAAAAATCATTATAATTATAAAAAGAAGTTTTACGACTTCTTTTTTATATCACGCAAGCAAATATGGATTTAAGAAAACTTGAATTTGTGGTAAAATAAAAACTATGAAACAAACCAATAAAGTAGCTTTATCTTGCGAAGAATGTCGTAGAAAAAATTATTATACAAATAAAAGTTTAGGAAATGCAAAACGTTTAGTTGTTAAAAAGTTTTGCATTCACTGCGGAATTCATACAACACACAAAGAAGAGGTTTAGTAATGGAAAATAAAGAAAGCCTTTTAACTAGCCAAACAAATAAAAAAGAAAAACCAAAAAGAGTTAAAAAATATTGATTAAGAAAAGTAGTTAAAGAAATCAAAAGAGTTCGTTGACCTGATTTCAAAACAAACAAAAAGAACTTTATTATAACTATAATCTTTGCAATTTTATTTACTATTTTTGTTTCATTAATAACATATGGACTTACACAATTATGAAGTACATTAGGTTTAAGCTAATATTAAATTGGAGATACTTATGACACAAATTAAATGATATATGATTTCAACAATTAGAGGTAAAGAAGACCAAGTTTTAGAATCATTAAACAACCGTATTCAAGCTGAAGGATTGATTCATGACTTTGACTTAAACGCTAATAATGGATCAGCTTTTAAAATATTTAAAAAACCTACTTTATCTCAAAAAGAATTCCAAAAGAAAAATGAAGGTTTAGATTACAAAGTTAAATATGTTAACTTATATCCAGGATACATCTTTGCAAAAATGCATATGTCTGATGAAGCTTGATTCTTAGTACGTAACACTCAATATGTTACAGGACTTATTGGATCATCAGGAAAAGGAGCAAAACCTACCCCATTAAGTAATTTAGAAATCAAAAAAATGATGCAACAAGAAGCAGAATTCCAACGTGCATTTGATGTTGGAGAAAATGTTTTTGGTTACACAGTTGGTGACTTTGTAGAAATTATTGATGGGATCTACATCGGTAAAGATGGAGAAATTCTTTCAATTAACTCAAAAGAAAACACAGTTACACTCAAAAGTGAAAGCTACGGAAAACAAGTTGAAATTATCATTTCAATGGAAATGATTAGAAAAGTTGAAAAATAATCTTAAAAGCACAAATTGTAAAATTTGTGTTTTATTAAAAAGGAAATGAACATGTTAAGAATAATTAGTGGAAAATATCGCAATCTTAAAATTGAAGAACCTAATTTAAAAATCACAAGACCAACAACAGATAAAGTTCGTGAAGCTATTTTCTCTTCATTACAATTTAAAATCGTAGACAAAAAAGTTTTAGACCTTTTTGCAGGATCAGGAGCTTTATCAATAGAAGCAATAAGCAGGGGAACATCATCAGCAACTGCAATTGAAAAAAATCGCGAAGTATTTAATGTGCTTTCCAAAAATGTTGCATATATTAACGATTCAAATTTAAAAATCCTAAATAATGATGCTTTAGTATTTTTAGAAAAAACTTCAGAGCAATTTGATTTTATTTTTATTGATGCACCATATCATGAATATGAACTAGTAAATAAAACCTTAAAAACAATTGCTGAAAAAGACTTATTAATTGAAAATGGTGAAATTATAATAGAAACAAATAGTGTAAAAAGTATTATTATACCTTCTGGTTTAAGAACATTTAAAGCAAAAAGATACGGAAGAATAGATGTTTTATACATCTGCAAAGATGAGTAAAATTAAAGAAAACGACATTCTCACAGTCACATGTCAAGAATTAAGTTATGAAGGTTTAGGTGTTTTTAGGATCGATAATTACCCTATTATAATCAAAGACTTTTTTCCAGGTGAAGTTGCTAAAATTAAGGTCACTAAAAAATTTGCTAAATATGCAAAAGCAAACGTAATTGAATTAATAAAAAGATCAAATGATCGTAATGACTTGGATATCAAACAAACTGATTCAATGCCTCTTGTTAACTTACAGTACCAAAAACAAATAGATTACAAAGATCAATATTTAATAAATTTATTTAAAAGAAATTTATTATTTGATAACTTACAAAACTTTGTACCTAGTGATCATATTTTTAACTATCGTAATAAAGCTAAATACCCATTAACAGTTCTTAATAATAAATTAGTTATTGGAACTTTTATAAAAGATTCCAATGATATTACAGACGAAGTATCAAATGATCTACTTAATAATCATCTAATCAATAAAGCTTTAGATCAAATTCTTAACATCATAAACCAACACTTTGAAACAATCAGCAAACAAAGTAATTTAAATTTATTTAAAGAAATAACCTTAAGAGTTAATCAAGAAAACAAAATGCAAGTTTTAGTTAACTTGCATAGTGATTTTGATTTACCAAAAAAATTACAGGAAAAATTATTTCAAATTGATTATATAATTAATCTTTCAGTTATTAAGAATAATAAAGTTATTGAACTATTTAAAAAAGAAGATTTTTATTTAAGCTTACTAGATAAAAGATTTATAGTTAACTCTCAATCATTTTTCCAAGTTAATAATAATGTAGCAGCTAAACTTTTTTCAAAGTTAAAAGAACTTAATCATGATAGCAAAAAAACATTATTAGATATCTTTTGTGGTGTTGGTGTTATCTCGAACTTAATCGCAAACAAAAACCAAAAAGTTATGGGGATTGATATTGTTAAAG
This window contains:
- a CDS encoding FMN-dependent NADH-azoreductase, translated to MKKILFLDGSLNNSEISYTTATMNYLETLFDKKEYQVERVNLNNSKFAEYSLSAKTSATYWQDIESDKWIDKLKETDLLVISMSMVNYGPTAVVKNFIDGVAVANKTFSYKYSTTQDAVGFLTNLNVLVIGSQGANFGTYPWGDHIKWLKGTFNFLGAKSTQSFDILGTKVSEISKQTAQEFVESKQKELNLLVENIKKSL
- the rsmD gene encoding 16S rRNA (guanine(966)-N(2))-methyltransferase RsmD, encoding MLRIISGKYRNLKIEEPNLKITRPTTDKVREAIFSSLQFKIVDKKVLDLFAGSGALSIEAISRGTSSATAIEKNREVFNVLSKNVAYINDSNLKILNNDALVFLEKTSEQFDFIFIDAPYHEYELVNKTLKTIAEKDLLIENGEIIIETNSVKSIIIPSGLRTFKAKRYGRIDVLYICKDE
- the secE gene encoding preprotein translocase subunit SecE — its product is MENKESLLTSQTNKKEKPKRVKKYWLRKVVKEIKRVRWPDFKTNKKNFIITIIFAILFTIFVSLITYGLTQLWSTLGLS
- the rlmD gene encoding 23S rRNA (uracil(1939)-C(5))-methyltransferase RlmD, with protein sequence MSKIKENDILTVTCQELSYEGLGVFRIDNYPIIIKDFFPGEVAKIKVTKKFAKYAKANVIELIKRSNDRNDLDIKQTDSMPLVNLQYQKQIDYKDQYLINLFKRNLLFDNLQNFVPSDHIFNYRNKAKYPLTVLNNKLVIGTFIKDSNDITDEVSNDLLNNHLINKALDQILNIINQHFETISKQSNLNLFKEITLRVNQENKMQVLVNLHSDFDLPKKLQEKLFQIDYIINLSVIKNNKVIELFKKEDFYLSLLDKRFIVNSQSFFQVNNNVAAKLFSKLKELNHDSKKTLLDIFCGVGVISNLIANKNQKVMGIDIVKEAILDANNNAILNDLSNYDYYANDVFKSVNIISKYTDDSLTIFDPPRSGLNSDIIDFISQNNMNNIAYISCNPRTLIRDLKDFTKHGYKIKYVQGFDMFPNTNHIEVLTILAKK
- the rpmG gene encoding 50S ribosomal protein L33 — protein: MKQTNKVALSCEECRRKNYYTNKSLGNAKRLVVKKFCIHCGIHTTHKEEV
- the mip gene encoding Ig-specific serine endopeptidase MIP; translation: MKKIKSFLLSNLAALGIIPIAIAASCSKQPVENNQKDKTDSNKKDTKDPSNDLDTTSPSTPIPGTQGTPGANGSRNNNPEVNGEEVKKFIANKSFDQLFKIKNQTFNNTIETSSISANEFTNKLSSDELKIESLNDIVKVEFANPIKNSDNQSVTLYVKIAGIETPKQFTLTGFKREQVLDIQPPQKQESEFSLYRKMTQVERYKKDIQDYDPILARNSQPRNLGISDAEKAKFDEKANSLNLPTYDRANLLGMTIPKYDSNGTFLGLDIKTDGETPKGPSWVDNYRKDGPKNRGLARTITNETYSNIAMQTYQFSIVNWKISSDANERKITGELLKNDEDLTILINRVQNTEKRKEFLDKYKKIKGVPAAVKLLVDDKDNIGIWQQLIIENGSETEAAKIYTEYIKQHREKIKNKVNANTVLKQDTKERINKFVDEATDFYELSYLHQQMSGVDGTAWIMDYEIPENGKYPTKFYFGTNLHVIDGMSPDTFVSFGLARLSKDRPSILNTLKVITQDDAFKMYGFGKNALTRIFDGRDYLKADPVNFLADKSFDKKEYIDFAIFEVDFAKTEENTEEKIREITNDYADLPAEKKAQFANYDYLTSYDKINVPLAGKGPTELEKFDNLYILGYPKTNSGQFLDYYLDKYEDENQLKHARNTFSLWTNASYKFYKSHAPSDTDVNKKKELELGSWLSYNIGYRTFIDKPGINDQFLSTPVNGNGLYRSNDGKQYVSMNLAYAPKQYIPGGGASGSSIRTKENKIVAIFHSANAFASVGLSAALRSSGFDYQGLYGTYNLPQYDVIYGTGKDQQNSYRHEMLKRNKGRTWLFQNGFEESNVPKEFKFK
- the nusG gene encoding transcription termination/antitermination protein NusG: MTQIKWYMISTIRGKEDQVLESLNNRIQAEGLIHDFDLNANNGSAFKIFKKPTLSQKEFQKKNEGLDYKVKYVNLYPGYIFAKMHMSDEAWFLVRNTQYVTGLIGSSGKGAKPTPLSNLEIKKMMQQEAEFQRAFDVGENVFGYTVGDFVEIIDGIYIGKDGEILSINSKENTVTLKSESYGKQVEIIISMEMIRKVEK